Within the Pseudomonas chlororaphis subsp. aurantiaca genome, the region GGCCGGCGGTGAAGGTGGTGACGATGATTTCGTCGAACGACAGGGCGAACGCCAGCATGCCGCCGGCCAGCAACGCCGAGCCGAGGTTCGGCAGGATGATGTAGCGGAAGGTCTGCCAGCCGTCGGCGCCCAGGTCCATCGAGGCCTCGATCAGGCTGTGGGAGGTACGGCGCAGGCGGGCGATCACGTTGTTGTAGACAATCACCACGCAGAAGGTCGCGTGGCCGACGATGATGGTGAACATCCCCGGTTCGATCCCCAATGTCTTGAAGGTCGCCAGCAGGGCGATGCCGGTGATGATCCCCGGTAGGGCGATGGGCAGGATCAGCATCAGCGAAATCCCCTGCTTGCCGAAGAAGTCCCGCCGGTACAGCGCCGCCGAGGCCAGGGTGCCGAGGACCAGGGCGATCAGGGTGGCGATGGCGGCGATCTGCAGCGACAGCTTGATCGCCTCGAGCACGTCGGGGCGGGCGAAGGCCACGCTGAACCACTTCAGGGTGAAGCCCTGGGGCGGAAAACTGAAGGCCGCGTCTTCGGTGTTGAAGGCGTAGAGGAAGATGATCAGGATCGGGAAGTGCAGGAACAGCAGCCCGCCCCACGCGGCAAGGCGCAGGCCCAACGAGGCTGGTTCTCCGTGCTTGGCTGAGTCAGAGCGCATCGAAGGCCCCCAGGCGTTTGACGATGGACAGGTAAATGGCGATCAGCACGATCGGCACCAGGGTGAAGGCGGCGGCCATCGGCATGTTGCCGATCGCCCCTTGCTGGGCGTAGACCATGCTGCCGACGAAGTAGCCGGGCGGGCCCACCAGTTGCGGCACGATGAAGTCGCCCAGGGTCAGGGAGAAGGTGAAAATCGAGCCGGCGGCGATGCCCGGCACCGACAGCGGCAGGATCACCTGCATGAAGGTCTGGCGCGGCTTGGCGCCGAGGTCGGCGGAGGCTTGCAGCAAGGACGGCGGCAGGCGTTCCAGGGACGCCTGGATCGGCAGGATCATGAACGGCAGCCAGATGTAGACGAACACCATGAAGCGCCCCAGGTGCGAGGTCGACAGGGTGCTGCCGCCGACCCCGGGAATCCCCAGGATGAACTGCAACAGCGGCTCCAGCCCCAGGTGCTGGACGAACCACTGGGCCACGCCGCCCTTGGCCAGCAGCAGGGTCCAGGCGTAGGCCTTGACGATGTAGCTGGCCCACATCGGCAGCATCACCGCGATATAGAAGAACGCCTTGGTCTTGCCGCTGGTGTAGCGTGCCATGTAGTAGGCGATGGGGAAGGCGACCACGGCGCTGGCGAGCGAGACGGCGATGGCCATGCTCAGGGTGCGCAGGATGATGTCGAAGTTCGACGGCTGGAATAGCGCGGCGAAGTTGGCCAGGGTCAGGTCCGGGGTGACCGCCATGGTGAAGTCGTCGAAGGTGTAGAAGCCTTGCCAGAGCAGGATCAGCAAGGAACCCAGGTAGATCGCGCCGAACCAGAGCAGCGGTGGCACCAGCAGCAGCGCCAGGTACAGGTTCGGCCGTCGGTACAGCAGGTTGGAAAAGCGCCGCAACGGCGAGCCGCCGGCGCTTTGGGGAGTGATCGCCAGGGTGTTCATGTCACACCTCGCTCGCCAGGGTATCGGCCAGCGGGATCATCGCCTCGCGGGCCCAGCGCGCGCTGATGCGTTGCCCGGTCTGGTGCTGGGCGCTGCTGTCCAGCCATTGGTTGTTGGCCTGGCTGATACTGAGGGTCTGGCCGTTGTCCAGTTGCAGCTCGTAGCGGGTGGCGCTGCCCTGGTACTGGATATCGTGCAGCAGGCCGCTGACTTCGATCTCGTGGCTGGACAGCGGGCCTTCGGCGAAACGCACGTGTTCCGGGCGGATCGAGAAGGGCCGCTGGCTGCCGCTCAGGCGTTCGGCCAGCTCGCCGCGAATCACGTTGGAGGTGCCGACGAACTCGGCGACGAAGGTGGTGGCCGGCTTCATGTACAGGTTGCGCGGGCTGTCGACCTGCTCGATGCGGCCCTTGTTGAACACCGCCACGCGGTCGGACATCGACAGGGCTTCGGTCTGGTCATGGGTGACGAAGATGAAGGTGATGCCGAGCTGGCGCTGGAGCTTCTTCAGTTCGCCCTGCATCTGTTCGCGCAGCTTCAGGTCCAGCGCTCCCAGGGGTTCGTCCAGCAGCAGGACTCGCGGCCGATTGACCAGCGCCCGGGCCAGTGCCACGCGCTGGCGCTGGCCGCCGGACAGCTGCACCGGCTTGCGCTCGCCGTAGCCTTCCAGGGCGACCATGGCCAGGGCTTCTTCGGCGAGCTTGAGGCGCTCGGCCTTGGCGACGCCTTTGACTTTGAGGCCGTAGGCCACGTTGTCGCGCACGTTCATATGGGGGAACAGCGCGTAATCCTGGAACACGGTATTGACGTCCCGCTGGTAGGGCGGCAACCCAGTGGCTTCGGCCCCGTGGATGTGGATCGAGCCGGCGCTCGGCTGTTCGAAACCGGCGATCAGGCGCAGGCAGGTGGTCTTGCCCGAACCGGAAGGGCCGAGCATGGAAAAGAACTCGCCGTCCCGGATATCGATGGAAACCCGGTCAACGGCCTTCACCTCGCCGAACTGCCGGGAAACGTTGGTGAACTGGACTGCAAGCGTCATGGTGCGGTGCTCCGGGAAAGCGCGCTGTCGAAATTAAGCGGGATCAGGTCTGGCGGCGAAGGCCGCTCCTGCTGGAGCCGGCCTGGCGCAGGAACCTGTAGCCGCTGCCGCAGGCTGCGATCGCCCCGCAGGGGCGCGGCGATCCTGAGGGCGCAGGAGGTCCTGCGGACAGCCTGCGGCAGCGGCTACAGGGGGCTCACCTACCGCCCATGATTGCGATGTAGTCCTGGGTCCAGCGGCTGTACGGCACGAACTTGCCGCCCTCGGCCTGCGGGGTTTTCCAGAAGGCGATCTTGTCGAACTGGTCGAAGCCGTTGGTCTTGCAACCCTCGGCGCCCAGCAGTTCGCTTTCCTTGCAGGCCGCCGGTACGGCCGGCAGCGAGCCGAACCAGGCGGCGACGTCGCCCTGGACCTTCGGTGTGAGCGACCAGTCCATCCACTTGTAGGCACAGTTGGGGTGCTTGGCCTCGCTGTGCAGCATGGTGGTGTCGGCCCAGCCGGTGGCCCCTTCCTTGGGAATGGTCGAGGCGATCGGCTGTTTCTCGTTGATCAGGCCGTTGACCTGATACGGCCAGGAACTGGCGGCGACCACGCCTTCGTTCTTGAAGTCGCTCATCTGCACCGTGGTGTCGTGCCAGTAGCGGTGGATCAGCGGCTGCTGGGCGCGCAGCAGGTCGAGCACCGCCTTGTACTGGGCTTCGGTCAATTCATAAGGACTCTGGATCCCCAGTTCCGGTTTCGCGCTCTTGAGGTACAGCGCGGCGTCGGCGATGTAGATCGGCCCGTCATAGGCCTGCACGCGGCCCTTGTTGGATTTGCCGTCCGGCAGGTTCTGCGCGTCGAACAGTACGCTCCAGCTGGTCGGCGCCTGCTTGAAGACGGTGGTGTTGTACATCAGCACGTTCGGGCCCCACTGGTAGGGCGTACCGTAGGTCTGCTTGTCGACCACGTACCAGGGCGCGTCCTTGAGGCGCGGATCGAGGTTTTTCCAGTTGGGAATCAGCGCGGTGTTGATCGGCTGTACGCGCTTGCCGACGATCAGTCGCAGGGAGGCGTCGCCGGACGCGGTGACCAGGTCGTAGCCGCCCTTGGCCATCAGGCTGACCATCTCGTCGGAGGTGCCCGCGGTCTTGACGTTGACCTTGCAACCGGTCTCCTTCTCGAAGCCGGTGACCCAGTCGTAATTCTTGTCGCTTTCGCCACGTTCGATGTAGCCGGGCCAGGCCACGATATCCAGCTGGCCTTCGCCGGCGCCGACGGCCTTGAGCGGTTCGGCGGCCTGGAGGCTGGCGCTGGCCAGCAGGGCGGTAGTGATTGCACTGAGCAGTGCGGTCTTGTGCACGAACATGGGGAAACCCTCTTCTTCAAATTATGGTCGGGGCAGTTGTGAACGTGATGGAGCGCGCCCTAAGGGCTTGTTATTAGCTTAGTGCCGTTATTCCAGGTCATTGCCGTGGCGGGCCATGATGTGGCGCACCACGCTGTAGTCCTGCAGCGAATCGCTGGACAGGTCCTTGCCGTAGCCGGAGCGTTTCAAGCCGCCGTGGGGCATTTCGCTGGCCAGCATGAAATGGCTGTTGATCCAGGTGCAGCCGTATTGCAGGCGGGCCGCCACCTGCATGGCCTTGTCCAGGTTCTGGGTCCAGACCGACGAGGCCAGGCCGTATTCGGAGTCGTTGGCCCACTCCACCGCCTGCGCCAGCTCGTCGAAACGGGTGACGGTGACCACCGGGCCGAACACTTCGCGCTGGACGATTTCATCCTGCTGCCGGCAGCCGGCCAGCAGGGTCGGCTGGTAATAGAAGCCGGCGCCCGAATGCACCGCCGCGCCGGTGATCCGTTCGATATGCGGCTGGCCCAGGGCACGCTCGACGAAGCTGGCCACGCGGTCGCGCTGGCGGGTGCTGATCAGCGGACCGATCTCGTTGTCGGCATCGCGCTTGCCGGCGAACCGCAGGCTGCTCACGGCGGCGCCCAGCTCGGCTACCAGGCGGTCATGGATCCCACCCTGGGCGTAGATCCGACAGGCCGCGGTGCAGTCCTGGCCGGCGTTGTAGTAGCCGTAGTTGCGCACGCCTTCGACCACGGCCTGCAGGTCGGCATCGTTGCAGACGATCACCGGGGCCTTGCCGCCCAGTTCCAGGTGCGTGCGTTTCAGGGTTTTCGAGGCGGCCTGGAGGATCTTCTGCCCGGTGACGATATCGCCGGTCAGCGACACCATGCGCACCTTGGGATGGCTGACCAGGTGGCTGCCGACGCCTTCGCCACCGCCGCAGACAATGTTCAGCACGCCGCGCGGCAGCAACTCGGCCAGGGTCGGCGCCAGGGCCAGGATCGACAGTGGGGTGTGCTCCGACGGCTTGAACACCAGGGTATTGCCGGCGGCCAGGGCCGGGGCGATCTTCCAGGCGGCCATCATGATCGGGTAGTTCCATGGCGCGATGGACGCCACTACGCCTATAGGGTCGCGCCGCACCATGCTGGTGTAGCCCGGCAGGTACTCGCCGGCCAGCTGGCCGGTCTGGCAGCGCACCGCGCCGGCAAAAAAACGGAACACGTCGACGGTGGCGCCGAGATCATCCTGGCGCGCCAGGTGCAGCGGTTTGCCGCAATTCAGCGATTCCAGGCGGGCCAGGTGGTCGGCCTGCTTTTCCACGGCATCGGCAATCGCCAGGAGGATGTTCGAGCGTTGCTGGGGCGTGGTTCGCGACCAGTCGGTAAAGGCGCGGTGGGCGGCGAGGATCGCGCCTTCCACCTGTTCGCTGCTGGCCTCGGCGATCTGGGTCAGCACTTCGCCGGTGGCCGGGTTGAGGATCGGCTCGACAAGGCCCTGGCCGGCGACCAATTCGCCATCGATCAACAAAGCGGTGGACAACGGAGTCTGCGCGCCAGCCATTTTCCGGGTTCTCTTTTCTTGTATGGCCATGGTGCTCTCCAGTGACGGAGGCCCGGCCCTCTCTGGACGGATGATCAGAGACTAGTGGCGGGGCCGGCGCTCGACAAATACTAAATACTGAATGCAGCGTTCGATTAAATAGATGGCTTGCGCCCGCCGTGGGGCTGTTCGCGGGCCACGGTCAGGAACGGGTCCACCAGCGCCGGGCGCGCCGTGCCGCGGCGCCAGGCCAGGCCGACGTCGAGGGTCTGGCTGAGGTCGGCGATGGGCCGGGCTTCGATGATGTCGCCCTCCAGCGACCAGGGGCGATAGGTCATGTCCGGCTGGATCGATACCCCGAGCCCGGCCGCCACCAGGCTGCGCACCGCTTCGGTGGAGGCGGTGCGCAAGGTGATGCGCGGCTGCAGGCCGGCGCCGGACCACAGGCGCTGGGCGTTGCGGTCCATTTCATCGACGTTGAGCTGGATCAGCGGCTCGCGGGCGACATCCGCCAGGTTGATGCTGTCGTGTTCCAGCAGCGGATGCTGGGCGGGCAGCCACAGGCGGTGAGGGGAGTGGGTCAGCACTTCGGTTTGCAGGGCGTGGCGGTCCTCGAGGTTGGAGAGGATCAACACCCCGACGTCGATTTCGCCGCTGACCAGCAGGTGCTCGATGTACGGGCGCTCATCCTCCATCACGCGGATTTCCACATTGGGGTAGGCACGCTGGAAACGCGTGAGCAAGTCCGCCAGGTAGTAACCGGCGACCAGGCTGGTCACGCCGACGATCAACTGGCCGGCCACCTGGTCGGTGCTCTGTTGCAGGCTGCGCTTGGCGTTGTCGACCGTGGCCAGGATCAGGTGCGCCTGGCGCAGGAACTGGTGGCCCTGGTGGGTCAGGGTCATGCCCTTGGCGTGGCGGTTGAACAGGCTGACGCCGATTTCCTGTTCGAGCTGCTGGATCGCCAGGGTCAGGGTCGACTGGGAAATGAACACCGCCTGGGCGGCGGACGAGATCGAGCCGGTCTCGGCCACGGCGATGAAGTGACGGATCTGGCGCAGGGTCATCATGGGCAATCACCGGTCAGGCGTTTTTATCGATTTTTTCGAGTGTATATCTTTTTAATCGAACGACTGCCCAGGCATATGACCGAGCCCGGCGAAGCAACATCTGGAAGCACACTCGAGCCCAGGCGCAGGGCACTTCGATCTAGGCTGGTGGCCTTATTGATTCGATCAACTCAAGTTGCTGGAGGTTTGGATGAACACCCGTGGATTGCTCGATCAATTGCTCAAGTCCGGCCAGGAGCTGTTGCAGAACAAGGCATCCGGTGCCGACAAGGGGGCGCTGGGCGGGTTGCTCGGCGGCGGTTCCGGCGGGCTCGGCAGCCTGTTGTCCGGGGCTGGTGGCGGAGCGTTGGCCGCCGGCGCCATGGGCTTGCTGCTGGGCAATAAAAAAGCCCGCAAATTCGGGGGCAAGGCGCTGACCTATGGCGGCCTGGCGGCATTGGGCGTGATCGCCTACAAGGCCTACGGCAACTGGCAGGCGCAGCAGGCCGGTGCGCCGAAAAGCGAGCCGCAGACCCTCGACCGCCTGCCCGCGCAGCAGGTCGAGCAACACAGCCAGGCGATCCTCAAGGCGCTGGTGGCCGCAGCCAAGGCCGATGGCCATATCGACGAGCGCGAGCGCGCCCTGATCGAAGGTGAGTTCACCAAGCTGGACAACGACCAGGCGCTGCAGCACTGGTTGCATGCCGAACTCAACAAACCCTTGGATCCGGCGGATGTGGCGCGGGCCGCCGGCACGCCGGAAATGGCCGCCGAAATGTACGTCGCCAGCGTGATGCTGGTGGATGAGGAAAACTTCATGGAAAAGGCCTACCTGGATGAGCTGTCGCGTCAGCTCAAGCTGGAGCCGGGGTTGAAACTCGAACTGGAAAAGCAGGTGCGCCAGGCCAGTCTTTGACGCTAATCGGGCGTGTAGTGGGGAAAACCCGGCACGCCCTCCTTGATGGCTGAAATACCCTCTGCTTGTGCCGGATCATCGCTGGCGGCGCTCGAGCCATCTGGCGGAAAGTAGCCCTCCAGAGCGGACCCTGCCTTTCGCTCTGAGTGAGACGTGGTGCGCAATACGCTGATAAATGATGGTACGCCCTCGGCTATACTCCCCACCATTTGAATGGCCCCGAGGACTGACTGTGAAGAACTGGACGTTGCGCCAACGCATTTTGGCGAGCTTTGCGGTGATTATCACCATCATGCTGCTGATGGTCATAGCCTCGTACTCCCGCTTGTTGAAGATCGAGGCCGGCGAAAACCGCATGCGTTCCGATGCCATTCCCGGGGTCTATTTCAGTTCGATGATTCGCGGTTCGTGGGTCGACAGTTTCCTGCATACCCAGGAAATCATTGGCCTGAACGAAGGCAAGGGTGTGAGTGCCAAGGATGAGGCCGACTTCAAAAGCTTCGAGCAACGCCTGCAGAAATACATGGACAGCTACAAGGGAACGCTTCGCGCTGAGAAAGACCGGCAGGAGTTCGACGAGTTTGAAAAACGCCACCAGGAATTTCTCAGGATTCAGGCCACGGTCCTGGATCTGCATCGGCGTAATCAGGAAGCCGAGGCTGTCCGCGTATTCCATGACCAGTTGACGCCCACCTGGATCGCCGGTCGGATGAAACTCAACGACATCATCGACGAGAACAAGGGGGTCGCCGATTCGGCCGCCTCGCAGATCGACGATGCGGTGGCCGAGGCCAAGGTCACCATGGGCGTTTCCCTGCTGGTGGCGGTGCTGGCGGCGGGCCTGTGCGGCCTGTTGCTGATGCGCGCGATCATGGCGCCGATGAACCGTATCGTGAAGATCCTCGACGTCATGCGCACGGGCGATCTGACCAGCCGCCTGAACCTGGAGCGCAAGGACGAATTCGGCGCCGTGGAAACCGGCTTCAACGACATGATGACCGAGCTCAACTCCCTGGTGTCCCAGGCGCAGCGCTCCTCGGTCCAGGTCACCACCTCGGTCACCGAGATTGCCGCCACCTCCAAGCAGCAACAGGCCACCGCCACCGAGACCGCGGCAACCACCACCGAAATCGGCGCCACTTCCAGAGAGATCGCCGCGACTTCCCGGGACCTGGTACGCACCATGACCGAAGTCTCCAGCGCCGCCGACCAGGCTTCGGTGCTGGCCGGTTCCGGCCAGCAGGGCCTGGCGCGAATGGAAGAAACCATGCATTCGGTGATGGGCGCGGCCGACCTGGTCAACGCCAAGCTGGCGATCCTCAATGAGAAGGCCGGCAACATCAACCAGGTGGTGGTGACCATCGTCAAGGTCGCCGACCAGACCAACCTGCTGTCGCTCAACGCCGCGATCGAAGCCGAGAAGGCCGGCGAGTACGGGCGCGGTTTTGCCGTGGTGGCCACCGAAGTGCGGCGCCTGGCGGACCAGACTGCGGTCGCCACCTACGATATCGAGCAAATGGTCCGGGAGATCCAGTCGGCGGTCTCGGCCGGGGTCATGGGCATGGACAAGTTCTCCGAAGAAGTGCGCCGCGGCATGGCCGAGGTGCAGCAGGTTGGCGAGCAGTTGTCGCAGATCATCCATCAGGTCCAGGCCCTGGCGCCGCGGGTGTTGATGGTCAACGAGGGCATGCAGGCCCAGGCCACCGGTGCCGAGCAGATCAACCACGCCCTGGTGCAACTGGGCGATGCCAGCAGCCAGACCGTCGAGTCGCTGCGCCAGGCCAGTTTCGCCATCGATGAACTGAGCCAGGTGGCGGTGGGGCTGCGCAGCGGCGTCTCGCGTTTCAAAGTCTGATGAACGAGCTCGTAGCGAAAGGCGGCGCAGGGACGGCGACCAAGGACGCGCTGTTCCTGGTGTTCCGCATCGGCACCGAACGTTACGCCTTGCAGGCCGTCGAGGTGGTCGAGGTATTGCCGCGCCTGCAACTCAAGCCGATTCCCCGGGCACCGTCCTGGGTGGCCGGGGTCTTTGCCCATCGCGGCGCGGTGGTGCCGGTGCTCGACCTGAGCGCCCTGACCTTTGGCCAGCCGGCGCAGGAGCGCACCAGCACCCGCCTGGTGCTGGTGCATTACCGCCCGCAGGCGGCACAGCCCGCGCGGTTGTTGGGGCTGATCCTCGAGCAGGCCACCGATACCCTGCGGTGCAACCCGCAGGACTTCAAGGCGTACGGCCTGGATAACCGCAATGCGCCGTACCTGGGGCCGGTCTACGAAGACGCCCAGGGCCTGCTGCAATGGGTGCGGGTCGACGATCTGCTGGATACCGAGGTGCGTGCGCTGCTGTTTCCCTCGCCGCCGCTGGATCCGGCGTTGCTCGGGGAGTCGTCATGAGCAGCGACCAGCGATTTTTCGATTTTCTCAAGGAGCGCATCGGCCTCGACGTGGCCTCGGTGGGGCCGGCGATCATCGAGCGCGCGGTGCGCCAGCGCAGCATCGCCCAGCAGGCGCCCAGCACCGACCATTACTGGCAGACCCTGCAAGGCTCGCGCGATGAACAGCAGGCCCTGATCGAGGCGGTGATCGTTCCGGAAACCTGGTTTTTCCGTTACCCGGAGTCCTTCGCGACCCTGGCCAAACTCGCCCTCTCGCGCCTTGCCCAGCTCAAGGGCATGCGCGCATTGCGCATCCTCAGCCTGCCATGCTCCACTGGCGAAGAGCCGTACTCGATTGCCATGGCCCTGTTCGACGCCGGGCTCGCTCCCCATCAATTCAAGGTCGATGGCTTCGATGTCAGCCCGCTGTCGGTCGAGCGGGCCAGGCAGGCGGTGTACGGCAAGAACTCCTTTCGTGGCCAGCACAGCGATTTTCGCGAGCGGCACTTCACCGCCGAAGATGAGCGCTACAGCCTCAGCGAGCGGGTGCGCGAGCAGGTGCGCCTGCAGGTCGGCAACTTGCTGGACCCGACCTTGCTGGCCAATGAGCCGCCCTACGATTTTGTCTTCTGTCGCAACCTGCTGATCTATTTCGATCAGCCGACCCAGCGCCAGGTGTTCGAAGTGCTCAAGCGCCTGACTCACGTTGAAGGCGTGCTGTTCATCGGCCCGGCCGAAGGCAGCCTGCTGGGCCGCCTGGGCATGCGCTCGATCGGCATTGCCCAGTCCTTTGCCTTCAGCCGGCATAACGAACCCGAGCCCACGCCGGCACCGGCCTTTGTCCCGAGCGCATTGCCGGTGCGCCAGCCGGTGCGCAGTATCGCGCCGCCCGTGCGCACCCGGCCGTTTGCCAGTGCCGTGGCGAGCCAGCGCCCCGCACCGGTCAGGCCGGCCAGCGACGCCACGACCCTGCTGGCGAGCATCGCCACCCTGGCCAACGAAGGCAAAAGCGCCGAGGCCCGGGCGGCGTGCGAGCACTACCTGGACACCCACGAGCCGGTGGCGCAGGTGTTCTATTGGCTGGGGCTGCTCAGCGACGTGGCGGGCAGCGCCCTGGAAGCCCAGGGTTTCTATCGCAAGGCCCTGTACCTGGACCCGCAGCACGCCGAAGCGCTGGCGCACCTGGCCGCCTTGCTGGCCTCCCAGGGCGACGTCGCCGGTGCCCGTCGATTGCAGGAGCGTGCGGCCCGCAGCGGCCGTGCAGCAGACAGTGAGCGTAAATCATGAGCGGCTCTGTTTCGTTGAACCTGACCCACGACGATGCGCAGGCCATCGACGATTGCTGGAACCGCATCGGTATCCATGGCGACAAGAGTTGCCCGTTGCTGGCCGGGCATGTGCATTGCCGCAACTGCTCGGTGTATTCCGCCGCGGCCACCCGTCTGCTCGACCGCTATGCGTTGCAGCAGGCGCGCCATGAGCACGCGATGGCGGTCGAGGCCGATACGGATGTCGTCACCCGTTCGTTATTGATGTTCCGCGTGGGCGAGGAGTGGCTGGGTATTGCCACCCGTTGCCTGGTGGAAGTGGCGCCGCTGCAACCGATCCATTCCTTGCCGCACCAGCGCTCGCGGGCCTTGCTGGGCGTGGCGAATGTGCGTGGCGCGCTGGTGGCCTGCCTGTCGTTGGTGGAACTGCTGGGGCTGGACACCACCGGCACGGTCGTGTCGGGCGCGCGGGTCATTCCGCGCATGCTGATCATCGCCGCCCAGGGCGGGCCGGTGGTGGTGCCGGTGGACGAGGTGGAGGGCATCCATGCCATCGACGAGCGCACCCTGAACGCCGCCGCGGTTTCCGGTCCGCAGGCCAGTGCCAAGTACACCCGTGGCGTCCTGCAATGGAAGGGCCGCAGCCTGCGTTGGCTGGATGAAGAGCAGTTGCTGTCTGCCGTGACCCGGAGCCTGACATGACCCCCGATCAAATGCGCGACGCCTCGCTGCTCGAACTCTTCAGCCTGGAAGCCGAAGCCCAGACCCAGGTGCTCAGTGCCGGCCTGCTGGCGCTGGAACGCAATCCGATCCAGGCCGACCAGCTGGAAGCCTGCATGCGCGCCGCCCACTCGCTCAAGGGCGCGGCGCGGATCGTCGGGGTCGACGCCGGGGTCAGCGTGGCCCATGTGATGGAAGATTGCCTGGTCGGCGCCCAGGAAGGGCGGCTGTATCTGCATCCCGAGCATATCGATGCGCTGCTGCAGGGCACCGACTTCCTGATGCGCATTGCCACGCCGGGCAGCCAGGTCGGTGATCAGGACATTGCCGCCTACGTGGCGCTCATGGAGCAGTTGATCGGCTCGTCGGGCGCGCCGGCTGCGGGCGTTGTCCTGCCCAGGGTCGAGCCAGGCTTGTCGCCCATGGCCGAGCTGCAACTGGAGGCTCTGCGGATCGAACCCGAACCGCAGGTCCCGCCGTTCGAGATGCCGCAGGAGGTATTGCAGGAAACCCTGCAAGAGACAGCCGCGGCGCTTGTGCAAAAGGGCAAGAGGCTCGCCGAGGGTGGCGAGCGGGTGTTGCGGGTCACGGCCGAACGCTTGAACAGCCTGCTCGATCTGTCGAGCAAGTCGCTGGTGGAAACCCAGCGCCTGAAGCCGTACCTGGCGGCCCTGCAGCGCCTCAAGCGCATGCAGGGCAACGGGCTGCACGCCCTGGAAAACCTCAATGGGCATCTCAAGGAGCAGGCGTTGGGCCTGGAGGCCCTCGAAGCCCTGGAGGATGCGCGGCGCCTGCTGGCGGAATCCCAGCAACTGCTGATCGAGAAAACCGCCGAGCTGGATGAGTTCGGCTGGCAGGCCAGCCAGCGTGCCCAGGTGCTCTACGATACCGCGCTGGCCTGCCGCATGCGGCCGTTCGCCGATGTGCTGGTGGGCCAGGTACGGATGGTTCGCGACCTGGGGCGCAGCCTGGGCAAGCAGGTCCGCCTGGAAGTCGAGGGCGAGAAGACC harbors:
- the ydcS gene encoding putative ABC transporter substrate-binding protein YdcS, with protein sequence MFVHKTALLSAITTALLASASLQAAEPLKAVGAGEGQLDIVAWPGYIERGESDKNYDWVTGFEKETGCKVNVKTAGTSDEMVSLMAKGGYDLVTASGDASLRLIVGKRVQPINTALIPNWKNLDPRLKDAPWYVVDKQTYGTPYQWGPNVLMYNTTVFKQAPTSWSVLFDAQNLPDGKSNKGRVQAYDGPIYIADAALYLKSAKPELGIQSPYELTEAQYKAVLDLLRAQQPLIHRYWHDTTVQMSDFKNEGVVAASSWPYQVNGLINEKQPIASTIPKEGATGWADTTMLHSEAKHPNCAYKWMDWSLTPKVQGDVAAWFGSLPAVPAACKESELLGAEGCKTNGFDQFDKIAFWKTPQAEGGKFVPYSRWTQDYIAIMGGR
- a CDS encoding tellurite resistance TerB family protein, which produces MNTRGLLDQLLKSGQELLQNKASGADKGALGGLLGGGSGGLGSLLSGAGGGALAAGAMGLLLGNKKARKFGGKALTYGGLAALGVIAYKAYGNWQAQQAGAPKSEPQTLDRLPAQQVEQHSQAILKALVAAAKADGHIDERERALIEGEFTKLDNDQALQHWLHAELNKPLDPADVARAAGTPEMAAEMYVASVMLVDEENFMEKAYLDELSRQLKLEPGLKLELEKQVRQASL
- a CDS encoding ABC transporter permease; protein product: MRSDSAKHGEPASLGLRLAAWGGLLFLHFPILIIFLYAFNTEDAAFSFPPQGFTLKWFSVAFARPDVLEAIKLSLQIAAIATLIALVLGTLASAALYRRDFFGKQGISLMLILPIALPGIITGIALLATFKTLGIEPGMFTIIVGHATFCVVIVYNNVIARLRRTSHSLIEASMDLGADGWQTFRYIILPNLGSALLAGGMLAFALSFDEIIVTTFTAGHERTLPLWLLNQLSRPRDVPVTNVVAMLVMLVTMLPILGAYYLTRGGESVAGSGGK
- a CDS encoding ABC transporter ATP-binding protein; translation: MTLAVQFTNVSRQFGEVKAVDRVSIDIRDGEFFSMLGPSGSGKTTCLRLIAGFEQPSAGSIHIHGAEATGLPPYQRDVNTVFQDYALFPHMNVRDNVAYGLKVKGVAKAERLKLAEEALAMVALEGYGERKPVQLSGGQRQRVALARALVNRPRVLLLDEPLGALDLKLREQMQGELKKLQRQLGITFIFVTHDQTEALSMSDRVAVFNKGRIEQVDSPRNLYMKPATTFVAEFVGTSNVIRGELAERLSGSQRPFSIRPEHVRFAEGPLSSHEIEVSGLLHDIQYQGSATRYELQLDNGQTLSISQANNQWLDSSAQHQTGQRISARWAREAMIPLADTLASEV
- a CDS encoding LysR family transcriptional regulator; amino-acid sequence: MMTLRQIRHFIAVAETGSISSAAQAVFISQSTLTLAIQQLEQEIGVSLFNRHAKGMTLTHQGHQFLRQAHLILATVDNAKRSLQQSTDQVAGQLIVGVTSLVAGYYLADLLTRFQRAYPNVEIRVMEDERPYIEHLLVSGEIDVGVLILSNLEDRHALQTEVLTHSPHRLWLPAQHPLLEHDSINLADVAREPLIQLNVDEMDRNAQRLWSGAGLQPRITLRTASTEAVRSLVAAGLGVSIQPDMTYRPWSLEGDIIEARPIADLSQTLDVGLAWRRGTARPALVDPFLTVAREQPHGGRKPSI
- a CDS encoding ABC transporter permease codes for the protein MNTLAITPQSAGGSPLRRFSNLLYRRPNLYLALLLVPPLLWFGAIYLGSLLILLWQGFYTFDDFTMAVTPDLTLANFAALFQPSNFDIILRTLSMAIAVSLASAVVAFPIAYYMARYTSGKTKAFFYIAVMLPMWASYIVKAYAWTLLLAKGGVAQWFVQHLGLEPLLQFILGIPGVGGSTLSTSHLGRFMVFVYIWLPFMILPIQASLERLPPSLLQASADLGAKPRQTFMQVILPLSVPGIAAGSIFTFSLTLGDFIVPQLVGPPGYFVGSMVYAQQGAIGNMPMAAAFTLVPIVLIAIYLSIVKRLGAFDAL
- a CDS encoding gamma-aminobutyraldehyde dehydrogenase, whose amino-acid sequence is MAIQEKRTRKMAGAQTPLSTALLIDGELVAGQGLVEPILNPATGEVLTQIAEASSEQVEGAILAAHRAFTDWSRTTPQQRSNILLAIADAVEKQADHLARLESLNCGKPLHLARQDDLGATVDVFRFFAGAVRCQTGQLAGEYLPGYTSMVRRDPIGVVASIAPWNYPIMMAAWKIAPALAAGNTLVFKPSEHTPLSILALAPTLAELLPRGVLNIVCGGGEGVGSHLVSHPKVRMVSLTGDIVTGQKILQAASKTLKRTHLELGGKAPVIVCNDADLQAVVEGVRNYGYYNAGQDCTAACRIYAQGGIHDRLVAELGAAVSSLRFAGKRDADNEIGPLISTRQRDRVASFVERALGQPHIERITGAAVHSGAGFYYQPTLLAGCRQQDEIVQREVFGPVVTVTRFDELAQAVEWANDSEYGLASSVWTQNLDKAMQVAARLQYGCTWINSHFMLASEMPHGGLKRSGYGKDLSSDSLQDYSVVRHIMARHGNDLE